The proteins below are encoded in one region of Apostichopus japonicus isolate 1M-3 chromosome 22, ASM3797524v1, whole genome shotgun sequence:
- the LOC139963365 gene encoding eEF1A lysine and N-terminal methyltransferase-like, translated as MDLLPKSHQEFSTSDYWNSFFKNRGKKLFEWYGEYAELSGILHKYIKLKDKTLVIGCGSSRLSEDLYDLGYRNLVNIDISDVVIKQMKTRNEANRPDLIYEQMDVFKMLYDDGQYSVVLDKGTLDALLPDDSESSTQQIVGMFEEIERVLKLGGRYVCISLAQKHVVDNALKFFVERGWMTRIHCLPKDESANEDDFPLPVFTFVFTKFKKIPGADPILEFTMGEDGKVGRYNSAAELTQIIEETQNYNLLKRNIHKRLQSDEQIQLDLQPPGSMSPRFTLTVVDRAKIKQRENKFAIFIVPQGREVEWLFSSNAGRIQLSETAGFKRLVVVCLHRGQTYGSLKDIQDELSEKVLELAPSDLESNVKVPFLSAGEDIGERKVRYEGESEINGKFLVEEVKPGDGAIYRRLIFLSVENLVQSEVKLKQTSNRATAGGKKRKKKKPVRSSEDGELIIDESSLSMDYHAGFVLALAMVEDILTKIDDGLRILLIGLGGGTLPTCLHRHFKKVHIDVVELDSAMLKVATKWFGLKTDERLKVYTDDGIRFIEEKAANQASEEDKYDLIMFDVDNKDKSAGRSCPPEAFVKPEFLVKVKSILHPTGFLALNLACRNQEMKDQILADIQDCFGVVASLKSDENVNQHVYATRKRTDEEKGKQSWKSNWRNNAVDLSKIAAKNNKQQGTSDLDLSEYMKDLQII; from the exons ATGGATCTTTTGCCAAAATCTCACCAAGAGTTCAGTACATCTGATTACTGGAACTCCTTTTTTAAGAATAGagggaaaaaattgtttgaatg GTATGGAGAGTATGCTGAACTGAGTGGGATCCTTCACAAGTACATCAAACTCAAGGACAAGACATTAGTGATTGGATGTGGGTCGTCTCGCCTCTCAGAAGATTTGTACGATCTTGGATATCGTAACCTAGTCAATATTGACATAAGCGATGTGGTCATCAAACAGATGAAAACCAGAAATGAAGCTAACAGACCAGACTTAATCTATGAGCAGATGGATGTCTTCAAG ATGTTATATGATGACGGCCAGTACAGTGTGGTTCTAGACAAAGGAACGTTGGACGCCCTCCTTCCCGATGATAGTGAATCGTCGACTCAACAAATCGTGggcatgtttgaagaaattgaGCGGGTCTTAAAGCTGGGTGGTAGATACGTTTGCATATCGCTCGCTCAGAAGCATGTGGTGGACAACGCCTTAAAATTCTTTGTCGAACG AGGATGGATGACCAGAATTCATTGCCTTCCAAAGGACGAATCTGCTAACGAGGATGATTTTCCTCTCCCAGTTTTCACTTTTGTCTTTACAAAGTTTAAGAAGATACCAGGAGCAGATCCA ATTTTAGAATTCACTATGGGAGAAGATGGTAAGGTTGGCAGATATAACTCAGCCGCCGAACTTACGCAGATAATTGAAGAGACACAGAACTACAATTTGCTTAAAAGGAACATTCACAAAAG ATTACAATCCGATGAGCAGATTCAGTTGGATTTACAACCACCAGGATCAATGTCCCCAAGGTTTACTCTCACGGTCGTGGACAGagctaaaataaaacaaagagagaACAAGTTTGCCATTTTCATTGTTCCACAAGGAAG GGAAGTGGAGTGGTTGTTTTCTTCCAATGCTGGAAGGATACAGCTATCTGAGACTGCAGGATTTAAACGTCTAGTGGTGGTCTGTCTCCATAGAGGGCAGACTTACGGATCTCTCAAAGACATTCAAGATGAACTCTCTGAGAAAGTATTGGAGTTGGCACCATCCGATTTGGAATCGAATGTGAAG GTACCGTTCTTGTCAGCAGGTGAAGACATCGGTGAGAGGAAAGTGCGATACGAAGGAGAAAGTGAAATTAATGGAAAGTTTTTGGTTGAAGAAGTCAAACCTGGGGACGGAGCCATCTACCGTCGCTTGATATTTCTCTCCGTTGAGAATCTTGTCCAGTCTGAAGTGAAACTGAAGCAAACATCCAACAGAG CGACTGCAGGaggaaagaagagaaagaagaagaaaccagTCAGGAGCTCGGAGGATGGTGAGCTCATCATTGATGAAAGCTCACTGTCCATGGACTATCATGCTGGGTTTGTACTAGCTCTGGCTATGGTGGAAGATATTCTGACTAAAATTGATGATGGCCTCAGAATATTACTGATAGGTCTTGGAGGAGGAACCTTGCCAACATGTTTGCATAGACATTTCAAAAAG GTTCATATCGATGTAGTAGAGTTGGATTCAGCTATGCTGAAGGTTGCTACCAAATGGTTTGGTTTAAAGACGGACGAACGCCTCAAGGTTTACACAGATGATGGGATCAGATTTATAGAGGAGAAAGCAGCAAATCAAGCTAGTGAAGAAG ACAAGTATGATTTGATCATGTTTGATGTAGACAACAAAGATAAGTCAGCCGGTAGAAGCTGTCCACCTGAGGCCTTTGTCAAACCAGAGTTTTTAGTGAAAGTGAAAAGTATTTTGCATCCCACTG GTTTTCTCGCTCTGAACCTGGCCTGCCGCAACCAGGAGATGAAGGATCAGATCCTCGCCGACATACAGGACTGTTTCGGCGTAGTTGCATCGTTGAAAAGCGACGAAAACGTGAACCAACACGTCTACGCGACTCGTAAGAGGACCGATGAGGAAAAAGGCAAGCAGTCATGGAAGTCAAACTGGAGGAATAATGCAGTAGACTTAAGTAAAATTGCGgcaaaaaataacaaacaacaagggacatCTGACTTAGATCTCAGTGAATATATGAAGGACTTGCAGATTATATGA